A part of Prolixibacteraceae bacterium genomic DNA contains:
- a CDS encoding SEC-C domain-containing protein, whose protein sequence is MITIEKLWKRYIKENGLNIYDDACEYFSQEITNKAKEEYDLVEMVIEIMGRLKEETEFDKAAKFVETVKANNPDFYKKEVFLYADKFLITYYSFKQEYEKLKETFKFYDNDPLQDYDLFLTVFNKLIYTQQTELLSHTITKNLDKVIACDTLIEGAEKELQITKGNLLGQEIYEKFKGAPEQLSIARKKTSKYDLFGEEFDPFFVSPMIGLKEIEKRPRDEAFIILNIYFNRYMHNKGVPFYLSTEIAILLERYFSKANARIKKIEKYSDIDVDSFEETITNTTNKFLFTDEVKVIVAYWGSVYFYDFLHEHNFISQASHQKNQEAIMELKARAIVEYFPSLWKANFVHHWPKPDFVSENEFIYENKLFHKSAEIKNSPFNEIKDQLGEEISQLGALADYIENVKEKEINTSLLDKIFGQKNMPMSDTKQKKVNQVIHNGELPFVHETKKVGRNEPCPCGSGKKYKKCCG, encoded by the coding sequence ATGATCACAATAGAAAAACTTTGGAAAAGATACATTAAAGAAAATGGCCTAAATATTTATGATGATGCTTGTGAATACTTCTCTCAAGAAATTACAAATAAAGCAAAAGAGGAGTATGATCTTGTTGAGATGGTTATTGAGATAATGGGGCGACTCAAGGAGGAAACAGAATTCGATAAAGCGGCAAAATTTGTTGAAACAGTAAAAGCAAATAATCCTGATTTCTACAAAAAAGAAGTCTTTCTTTATGCGGATAAATTCTTAATCACATATTACTCTTTTAAACAAGAGTATGAAAAGCTAAAGGAGACATTTAAATTTTACGACAATGATCCATTACAGGATTACGATCTTTTTCTGACAGTCTTCAACAAACTTATATATACACAGCAAACTGAACTTTTATCTCATACTATTACAAAGAATTTAGACAAGGTCATAGCTTGTGATACGCTAATTGAGGGTGCAGAAAAAGAATTACAAATAACGAAAGGGAATCTCTTAGGGCAAGAAATTTATGAAAAATTCAAGGGAGCTCCAGAACAACTCTCTATTGCAAGAAAAAAAACATCCAAATATGATCTTTTTGGAGAAGAATTCGATCCATTTTTTGTTTCCCCAATGATTGGGCTCAAAGAAATTGAAAAACGACCAAGGGATGAAGCCTTTATCATCCTTAACATCTATTTCAATCGTTATATGCATAACAAAGGAGTCCCATTTTATTTATCTACAGAAATCGCTATTCTTTTAGAACGCTACTTCTCGAAAGCAAATGCTAGAATCAAAAAGATTGAAAAATATAGTGACATCGATGTGGATTCATTTGAAGAGACCATAACAAATACGACCAACAAATTTCTTTTTACTGATGAGGTAAAGGTTATAGTTGCTTATTGGGGAAGTGTATATTTTTATGATTTTCTACACGAACATAACTTTATCTCACAAGCTTCTCATCAGAAAAATCAAGAAGCCATCATGGAGCTTAAAGCTCGTGCTATTGTCGAATATTTTCCATCTTTATGGAAGGCAAACTTTGTTCATCATTGGCCTAAGCCGGATTTTGTGTCGGAGAATGAATTTATCTATGAAAATAAACTTTTCCATAAAAGTGCCGAAATAAAGAACAGTCCTTTTAATGAAATTAAAGATCAATTGGGCGAAGAGATTTCACAGTTGGGAGCTTTGGCTGATTATATCGAAAATGTCAAAGAGAAGGAAATTAACACTTCACTTCTTGATAAAATCTTCGGTCAAAAAAACATGCCAATGAGCGACACAAAACAAAAAAAAGTTAATCAAGTCATTCATAATGGAGAACTACCATTTGTTCATGAAACGAAGAAGGTAGGGCGTAATGAACCTTGTCCTTGTGGCAGTGGTAAGAAATATAAAAAATGTTGTGGATAA
- a CDS encoding DUF4468 domain-containing protein, with protein MQHLFTIVLLLLRPAISFTQNIDKLILTSKGFISKKTHHDYIILKLENQTKETLYKKSLICFNSIYKSPKDVISKVDNELITIHEVARNCIRRKRHEFNMDYSLTLRFKDGKIKIEQPHFELTSYNRTKQTLHLRWDKFSFYGSDLGIYGRKNKIKSPQAKKDLEHFFNEYIEKITINLSNSDSDNW; from the coding sequence ATGCAACACCTTTTCACTATCGTACTATTATTATTGCGTCCAGCAATTTCTTTTACACAAAACATTGACAAGCTCATTCTCACCTCTAAAGGTTTTATTTCAAAAAAAACACATCACGATTATATCATACTTAAATTAGAGAATCAGACCAAAGAAACCCTTTACAAGAAATCTTTAATCTGCTTCAACTCAATATACAAATCTCCCAAAGATGTAATTAGTAAAGTTGACAATGAACTTATAACCATCCACGAAGTGGCAAGAAATTGTATTCGAAGGAAACGTCATGAATTTAATATGGATTATTCACTTACACTTAGGTTTAAAGATGGAAAAATAAAGATTGAACAGCCACATTTCGAACTCACCTCTTACAACCGTACTAAACAGACATTACATTTAAGGTGGGATAAGTTCAGTTTCTATGGTTCTGATCTTGGAATTTACGGTAGAAAGAATAAGATCAAATCTCCTCAAGCAAAAAAAGATTTAGAACATTTCTTCAATGAGTATATTGAAAAAATCACCATAAACCTTTCAAATAGTGATTCGGATAATTGGTAA